Proteins encoded within one genomic window of Urocitellus parryii isolate mUroPar1 chromosome 16, mUroPar1.hap1, whole genome shotgun sequence:
- the Iqsec1 gene encoding IQ motif and SEC7 domain-containing protein 1 isoform X6, with amino-acid sequence MLERKYGGRLVTRHAARTIQTAFRQYQMNKNFERLRSSMSESRMSRRIVLSNMRMQFSFEGPEKLHSSYFEGKQVSVTNDGTPLGTLVPAECAELGEPPAALPPAAPAGDFADAITELEDAFSRQVKSLAESIDDALNCRSLHAEEAPVAEVARARDSEPPPALHGLDPHKLDEMTASYSDVTLYIDEEELSPPLPLSQAGDRPSSAESDSRLRAGGAATDYWALATPEERADADAGGTASLERPEPRLRAGRLPLLTIEPPSDSSADLSDRSERGSLQRSGAYERGRVGPQGSPKRMAHGVKGTRDEPEPRARPPRPLEGHLAINGSANRQSKSESDYSDGDNDSINSTSNSNDTIHCSSESSSRDSLREQALSKPTYHKEARHSWDSPAFSHDVVRKRHYRIGLNLFNKKPEKGVQYLIERGFVPDTPVGVAHFLLQRKGLSRQMIGEFLGNRQKQFNRDVLDCVVDEMDFSAMELDEALRKFQAHIRVQGEAQKVERLIEAFSQRYCICNPGVVRQFRNPDTIFILAFAIILLNTDMYSPNVKPERKMKLEDFVKNLRGVDDGEDIPREMLIGIYERIRKRELKTNEDHVSQVQKVEKLIVGKKPIGSLQHGLGCVLSLPHRRLVCYCRLFEVPDPSKPQKLGLHQREIFLFNDLLVVTKIFQKKKNSVTYSFRQSFSLCGLQVLLFENQYYPNGIRLTSAVPGADIKVLINFNAPNPQDRKKFTDDLRESVAEVQEMEKHRIESELEKQKGVVRPSMSQCSSLKKEPGNGALGRACLDDSYAGGEGLKRSALSSSLRDLSEAGKRGRRSSAGSLESNLEGSVISSPHLRRRPPAREGPPRAPAPASLLGSLFGSRRGKPPPPGPGGPAPAPPEGHHAQHCHLPPNPPPYHHHHHFHPPAHLPHAHAFHLGAHAGHAPYAAHAHGHPPLPAGHAHAGHAHPGHHHGQPPAPPPPGGGKAKASGISTVV; translated from the exons ATGCTGGAGCGCAAGTATGGGGGGCGCCTGGTGACCCGCCATGCGGCGCGCACCATCCAGACGGCCTTCCGCCAGTACCAGATGAACAAGAACTTCGAGCGCCTGCGCAGCTCCATGTCCGAGAGCCGCATGTCGCGCCGCATCGTGCTGTCCAACATGAGGATGCAGTTCTCCTTCGAGGGTCCCGAGAAGCTGCACAGCTCCTACTTCGAGGGCAAGCAGGTCTCGGTGACCAACGACGGCACCCCGCTGGGGACCCTGGTGCCCGCCGAGTGCGCGGAGCTGGGGGAGCCGCCCGCCGCGCTGCCGCCCGCGGCCCCCGCCGGCGACTTCGCGGATGCCATCACGGAGCTGGAGGACGCCTTTTCCCGGCAGGTGAAGTCGCTGGCTGAGTCCATCGACGACGCCCTCAATTGTCGCAGCCTGCACGCCGAGGAGGCGCCCGTGGCCGAGGTGGCCCGCGCCCGCGACAGCGAGCCGCCCCCGGCCTTGCACGGCCTGGACCCCCATAAACTGGACGAGATGACAGCCTCCTACAGCGACGTCACGCTGTACATCGACGAGGAGGAGCTGTCGCCGCCCCTGCCACTGTCGCAGGCCGGGGACCGACCGTCCAGCGCCGAGTCGGACTCGCGGCTCCGGGCGGGTGGCGCGGCCACGGACTATTGGGCGCTGGCGACGCCCGAGGAGCGCGCGGACGCGGATGCGGGTGGCACGGCGTCCCTGGAGCGGCCCGAGCCGCGGCTGCGCGCCGGGCGCCTGCCCCTGCTGACCATCGAGCCGCCCAGCGACAGCTCGGCCGACCTCAGCGACCGCTCGGAGCGAGGCTCGCTGCAGAGGTCGGGCGCCTACGAGCGCGGCCGGGTCGGGCCGCAGGGCAGCCCCAAGCGCATGGCGCACGGCGTCAAGGGGACCCGCGATGAGCCAGAGCCCCGGGCCCGGCCGCCGCGGCCCTTGGAGGGCCACCTGGCCATCAACGGCTCTGCCAACCGGCAGAGCAAGTCGGAGTCGGACTACTCGGACGGCGACAACGACAGCATCAACAGCACGTCCAACTCCAACGACACCATCCACTGCAGCTCCGAGTCGTCGTCGCGCGACAGCCTGCGGGAGCAGGCTCTGAGCAAGCCCACCTACCACAAGGAGGCGCGCCACAGCTGGGACTCGCCCGCCTTCAGCCACGACGTGGTGCGCAAGAGGCACTACCGCATCGGCCTCAACCTCTTCAACAA GAAGCCTGAGAAGGGCGTGCAGTACCTCATCGAACGCGGCTTCGTCCCCGACACCCCCGTGGGTGTGGCCCACTTCCTGCTGCAGCGCAAGGGTCTCAGCCGCCAGATGATCGGGGAGTTCCTGGGCAACCGGCAGAAGCAGTTCAACCGCGACGTGCTCGA CTGCGTGGTGGACGAGATGGACTTCTCTGCCATGGAGCTGGACGAGGCCCTCAGAAAGTTCCAGGCCCACATCCGGGTCCAGGGCGAGGCCCAGAAGGTGGAGCGGCTCATCGAGGCCTTCAG CCAGCGGTACTGCATCTGCAACCCCGGGGTGGTGCGCCAGTTCCGGAACCCGGATACCATCTTCATCCTGGCCTTTGCCATCATCCTGCTCAACACGGACATGTACAGCCCCAACGTCAAGCCCGAGCGCAAGATGAAGCTGGAGGACTTCGTCAAGAACCTGCGAG GGGTGGACGACGGCGAGGACATCCCCCGGGAGATGCTGATCGGCATCTACGAGCGCATCCGGAAGCGGGAGCTCAAGACCAACGAGGACCACGTGTCCCAGGTGCAGAAGGTGGAGAAGCTCATCGTGGGCAAGAAGCCG ATCGGATCCCTGCAGCACGGGCTGGGCTGT GTGCTGTCCCTGCCCCACCGGCGGCTGGTGTGCTACTGCAGGCTCTTTGAGGTCCCCGACCCCAGCAAGCCACAGAAGCTGGGCCTGCACCAGAGGGAGATCTTCCTGTTCAACGACCTGCTGGTG GTCACCAAGAtctttcaaaagaagaagaactCGGTGACGTACAGCTTCCGACAGTCCTTCTCCCTGTGCGGCCTGCAGGTCCTGCTCTTCGAGAACCAGT ACTACCCCAATGGCATCCGGCTCACGTCGGCCGTCCCCGGGGCGGACATCAAAGTGCTTATCAACTTCAACGCGCCCAACCCCCAGGACCGGAAGAAGTTCACCGATGACCTGCGGGAGTCGGTGGCCGAGGTGCAGGAGATGGAGAAGCACCGCATCGAAT CGGAGCTGGAGAAGCAGAAGGGTGTCGTGCGGCCCAGCATGTCCCAGTGCTCCAGCCTCAAGAAGGAGCCGGGCAACGGGGCGCTAGGCAGGGCCTGCCTGGACGACAGCTACGCGGGCGGGGAGGGCCTCAAGCGCAGCGCCCTCAGCAGCTCCCTGCGCGACCTCTCGGAAGCGG GGAAGCGAGGGCGCCGCAGCAGTGCAGGATCGCTAGAGAGCAATCTGGAA GGGTCCGTCATTAGCAGCCCGCACCTGCGCCGGAGACCGCCCGCCCGCGAGGGCCCGCCGCGCGCGCCCGCGCCCGCCTCGCTGCTGGGCTCGCTGTTCGGCAGCCGCCGCGGGAAGCCCCCGCCCCCCGGCCCCGGCGGCCCGGCCCCGGCGCCCCCCGAGGGCCACCACGCGCAGCACTGCCACCTGCCGCCCAACCCGCcgccctaccaccaccaccaccacttccaCCCGCCCGCGCACCTGCCGCACGCGCACGCCTTCCACCTGGGCGCGCACGCCGGCCACGCCCCCTACGCGGCGCATGCGCACGGCCACCCGCCGCTGCCCGCCGGCCACGCGCACGCCGGCCACGCCCACCCGGGCCACCACCACGGCCAGCCGCCCGCCCCGCCGCCGCCCGGAGGCGGCAAGGCCAAGGCCAGCGGCATCAGCACGGTCGTGTAG
- the Iqsec1 gene encoding IQ motif and SEC7 domain-containing protein 1 isoform X1, with the protein MAGAAPPGRAAASLRELTRIVAAQQELLARRRRRIEELERQVARLSRENAGLLERHRRHLAACALPELGGRRDKSEEDSSRSVSVEGEAPSSEPGTSLDSPSAYHQGPLVPGASLSPEQCELTPGAYGLHAGPQRPRRPRLQHSTSILRKQAEEDAIKRSRSLSESYELSSDLQDKQVEMLERKYGGRLVTRHAARTIQTAFRQYQMNKNFERLRSSMSESRMSRRIVLSNMRMQFSFEGPEKLHSSYFEGKQVSVTNDGTPLGTLVPAECAELGEPPAALPPAAPAGDFADAITELEDAFSRQVKSLAESIDDALNCRSLHAEEAPVAEVARARDSEPPPALHGLDPHKLDEMTASYSDVTLYIDEEELSPPLPLSQAGDRPSSAESDSRLRAGGAATDYWALATPEERADADAGGTASLERPEPRLRAGRLPLLTIEPPSDSSADLSDRSERGSLQRSGAYERGRVGPQGSPKRMAHGVKGTRDEPEPRARPPRPLEGHLAINGSANRQSKSESDYSDGDNDSINSTSNSNDTIHCSSESSSRDSLREQALSKPTYHKEARHSWDSPAFSHDVVRKRHYRIGLNLFNKKPEKGVQYLIERGFVPDTPVGVAHFLLQRKGLSRQMIGEFLGNRQKQFNRDVLDCVVDEMDFSAMELDEALRKFQAHIRVQGEAQKVERLIEAFSQRYCICNPGVVRQFRNPDTIFILAFAIILLNTDMYSPNVKPERKMKLEDFVKNLRGVDDGEDIPREMLIGIYERIRKRELKTNEDHVSQVQKVEKLIVGKKPIGSLQHGLGCVLSLPHRRLVCYCRLFEVPDPSKPQKLGLHQREIFLFNDLLVVTKIFQKKKNSVTYSFRQSFSLCGLQVLLFENQYYPNGIRLTSAVPGADIKVLINFNAPNPQDRKKFTDDLRESVAEVQEMEKHRIESELEKQKGVVRPSMSQCSSLKKEPGNGALGRACLDDSYAGGEGLKRSALSSSLRDLSEAGKRGRRSSAGSLESNLEGSVISSPHLRRRPPAREGPPRAPAPASLLGSLFGSRRGKPPPPGPGGPAPAPPEGHHAQHCHLPPNPPPYHHHHHFHPPAHLPHAHAFHLGAHAGHAPYAAHAHGHPPLPAGHAHAGHAHPGHHHGQPPAPPPPGGGKAKASGISTVV; encoded by the exons CGTCGAGGGCGAGGCCCCCAGCAGTGAGCCAGGCACGTCCCTGGACAGCCCGTCGGCCTACCACCAGGGCCCACTAGTGCCCGGGGCCAGCCTCAGCCCGGAGCAGTGCGAGCTCACGCCCGGCGCCTATGGGCTGCACGCGGGGCCGCAGCGCCCACGGAGACCCCGGCTGCAGCACTCCACGTCCATCCTGCGCAAGCAGGCCGAGGAGGACGCCATCAAGCGCTCGCGGTCACTCTCCGAGAGCTATGAGCTGTCCTCAGACCTGCAGGACAAGCAG GTGGAGATGCTGGAGCGCAAGTATGGGGGGCGCCTGGTGACCCGCCATGCGGCGCGCACCATCCAGACGGCCTTCCGCCAGTACCAGATGAACAAGAACTTCGAGCGCCTGCGCAGCTCCATGTCCGAGAGCCGCATGTCGCGCCGCATCGTGCTGTCCAACATGAGGATGCAGTTCTCCTTCGAGGGTCCCGAGAAGCTGCACAGCTCCTACTTCGAGGGCAAGCAGGTCTCGGTGACCAACGACGGCACCCCGCTGGGGACCCTGGTGCCCGCCGAGTGCGCGGAGCTGGGGGAGCCGCCCGCCGCGCTGCCGCCCGCGGCCCCCGCCGGCGACTTCGCGGATGCCATCACGGAGCTGGAGGACGCCTTTTCCCGGCAGGTGAAGTCGCTGGCTGAGTCCATCGACGACGCCCTCAATTGTCGCAGCCTGCACGCCGAGGAGGCGCCCGTGGCCGAGGTGGCCCGCGCCCGCGACAGCGAGCCGCCCCCGGCCTTGCACGGCCTGGACCCCCATAAACTGGACGAGATGACAGCCTCCTACAGCGACGTCACGCTGTACATCGACGAGGAGGAGCTGTCGCCGCCCCTGCCACTGTCGCAGGCCGGGGACCGACCGTCCAGCGCCGAGTCGGACTCGCGGCTCCGGGCGGGTGGCGCGGCCACGGACTATTGGGCGCTGGCGACGCCCGAGGAGCGCGCGGACGCGGATGCGGGTGGCACGGCGTCCCTGGAGCGGCCCGAGCCGCGGCTGCGCGCCGGGCGCCTGCCCCTGCTGACCATCGAGCCGCCCAGCGACAGCTCGGCCGACCTCAGCGACCGCTCGGAGCGAGGCTCGCTGCAGAGGTCGGGCGCCTACGAGCGCGGCCGGGTCGGGCCGCAGGGCAGCCCCAAGCGCATGGCGCACGGCGTCAAGGGGACCCGCGATGAGCCAGAGCCCCGGGCCCGGCCGCCGCGGCCCTTGGAGGGCCACCTGGCCATCAACGGCTCTGCCAACCGGCAGAGCAAGTCGGAGTCGGACTACTCGGACGGCGACAACGACAGCATCAACAGCACGTCCAACTCCAACGACACCATCCACTGCAGCTCCGAGTCGTCGTCGCGCGACAGCCTGCGGGAGCAGGCTCTGAGCAAGCCCACCTACCACAAGGAGGCGCGCCACAGCTGGGACTCGCCCGCCTTCAGCCACGACGTGGTGCGCAAGAGGCACTACCGCATCGGCCTCAACCTCTTCAACAA GAAGCCTGAGAAGGGCGTGCAGTACCTCATCGAACGCGGCTTCGTCCCCGACACCCCCGTGGGTGTGGCCCACTTCCTGCTGCAGCGCAAGGGTCTCAGCCGCCAGATGATCGGGGAGTTCCTGGGCAACCGGCAGAAGCAGTTCAACCGCGACGTGCTCGA CTGCGTGGTGGACGAGATGGACTTCTCTGCCATGGAGCTGGACGAGGCCCTCAGAAAGTTCCAGGCCCACATCCGGGTCCAGGGCGAGGCCCAGAAGGTGGAGCGGCTCATCGAGGCCTTCAG CCAGCGGTACTGCATCTGCAACCCCGGGGTGGTGCGCCAGTTCCGGAACCCGGATACCATCTTCATCCTGGCCTTTGCCATCATCCTGCTCAACACGGACATGTACAGCCCCAACGTCAAGCCCGAGCGCAAGATGAAGCTGGAGGACTTCGTCAAGAACCTGCGAG GGGTGGACGACGGCGAGGACATCCCCCGGGAGATGCTGATCGGCATCTACGAGCGCATCCGGAAGCGGGAGCTCAAGACCAACGAGGACCACGTGTCCCAGGTGCAGAAGGTGGAGAAGCTCATCGTGGGCAAGAAGCCG ATCGGATCCCTGCAGCACGGGCTGGGCTGT GTGCTGTCCCTGCCCCACCGGCGGCTGGTGTGCTACTGCAGGCTCTTTGAGGTCCCCGACCCCAGCAAGCCACAGAAGCTGGGCCTGCACCAGAGGGAGATCTTCCTGTTCAACGACCTGCTGGTG GTCACCAAGAtctttcaaaagaagaagaactCGGTGACGTACAGCTTCCGACAGTCCTTCTCCCTGTGCGGCCTGCAGGTCCTGCTCTTCGAGAACCAGT ACTACCCCAATGGCATCCGGCTCACGTCGGCCGTCCCCGGGGCGGACATCAAAGTGCTTATCAACTTCAACGCGCCCAACCCCCAGGACCGGAAGAAGTTCACCGATGACCTGCGGGAGTCGGTGGCCGAGGTGCAGGAGATGGAGAAGCACCGCATCGAAT CGGAGCTGGAGAAGCAGAAGGGTGTCGTGCGGCCCAGCATGTCCCAGTGCTCCAGCCTCAAGAAGGAGCCGGGCAACGGGGCGCTAGGCAGGGCCTGCCTGGACGACAGCTACGCGGGCGGGGAGGGCCTCAAGCGCAGCGCCCTCAGCAGCTCCCTGCGCGACCTCTCGGAAGCGG GGAAGCGAGGGCGCCGCAGCAGTGCAGGATCGCTAGAGAGCAATCTGGAA GGGTCCGTCATTAGCAGCCCGCACCTGCGCCGGAGACCGCCCGCCCGCGAGGGCCCGCCGCGCGCGCCCGCGCCCGCCTCGCTGCTGGGCTCGCTGTTCGGCAGCCGCCGCGGGAAGCCCCCGCCCCCCGGCCCCGGCGGCCCGGCCCCGGCGCCCCCCGAGGGCCACCACGCGCAGCACTGCCACCTGCCGCCCAACCCGCcgccctaccaccaccaccaccacttccaCCCGCCCGCGCACCTGCCGCACGCGCACGCCTTCCACCTGGGCGCGCACGCCGGCCACGCCCCCTACGCGGCGCATGCGCACGGCCACCCGCCGCTGCCCGCCGGCCACGCGCACGCCGGCCACGCCCACCCGGGCCACCACCACGGCCAGCCGCCCGCCCCGCCGCCGCCCGGAGGCGGCAAGGCCAAGGCCAGCGGCATCAGCACGGTCGTGTAG
- the Iqsec1 gene encoding IQ motif and SEC7 domain-containing protein 1 isoform X2, giving the protein MVKFKAVCLEYWQLLCLQPLPGYQSVEGEAPSSEPGTSLDSPSAYHQGPLVPGASLSPEQCELTPGAYGLHAGPQRPRRPRLQHSTSILRKQAEEDAIKRSRSLSESYELSSDLQDKQVEMLERKYGGRLVTRHAARTIQTAFRQYQMNKNFERLRSSMSESRMSRRIVLSNMRMQFSFEGPEKLHSSYFEGKQVSVTNDGTPLGTLVPAECAELGEPPAALPPAAPAGDFADAITELEDAFSRQVKSLAESIDDALNCRSLHAEEAPVAEVARARDSEPPPALHGLDPHKLDEMTASYSDVTLYIDEEELSPPLPLSQAGDRPSSAESDSRLRAGGAATDYWALATPEERADADAGGTASLERPEPRLRAGRLPLLTIEPPSDSSADLSDRSERGSLQRSGAYERGRVGPQGSPKRMAHGVKGTRDEPEPRARPPRPLEGHLAINGSANRQSKSESDYSDGDNDSINSTSNSNDTIHCSSESSSRDSLREQALSKPTYHKEARHSWDSPAFSHDVVRKRHYRIGLNLFNKKPEKGVQYLIERGFVPDTPVGVAHFLLQRKGLSRQMIGEFLGNRQKQFNRDVLDCVVDEMDFSAMELDEALRKFQAHIRVQGEAQKVERLIEAFSQRYCICNPGVVRQFRNPDTIFILAFAIILLNTDMYSPNVKPERKMKLEDFVKNLRGVDDGEDIPREMLIGIYERIRKRELKTNEDHVSQVQKVEKLIVGKKPIGSLQHGLGCVLSLPHRRLVCYCRLFEVPDPSKPQKLGLHQREIFLFNDLLVVTKIFQKKKNSVTYSFRQSFSLCGLQVLLFENQYYPNGIRLTSAVPGADIKVLINFNAPNPQDRKKFTDDLRESVAEVQEMEKHRIESELEKQKGVVRPSMSQCSSLKKEPGNGALGRACLDDSYAGGEGLKRSALSSSLRDLSEAGKRGRRSSAGSLESNLEGSVISSPHLRRRPPAREGPPRAPAPASLLGSLFGSRRGKPPPPGPGGPAPAPPEGHHAQHCHLPPNPPPYHHHHHFHPPAHLPHAHAFHLGAHAGHAPYAAHAHGHPPLPAGHAHAGHAHPGHHHGQPPAPPPPGGGKAKASGISTVV; this is encoded by the exons CGTCGAGGGCGAGGCCCCCAGCAGTGAGCCAGGCACGTCCCTGGACAGCCCGTCGGCCTACCACCAGGGCCCACTAGTGCCCGGGGCCAGCCTCAGCCCGGAGCAGTGCGAGCTCACGCCCGGCGCCTATGGGCTGCACGCGGGGCCGCAGCGCCCACGGAGACCCCGGCTGCAGCACTCCACGTCCATCCTGCGCAAGCAGGCCGAGGAGGACGCCATCAAGCGCTCGCGGTCACTCTCCGAGAGCTATGAGCTGTCCTCAGACCTGCAGGACAAGCAG GTGGAGATGCTGGAGCGCAAGTATGGGGGGCGCCTGGTGACCCGCCATGCGGCGCGCACCATCCAGACGGCCTTCCGCCAGTACCAGATGAACAAGAACTTCGAGCGCCTGCGCAGCTCCATGTCCGAGAGCCGCATGTCGCGCCGCATCGTGCTGTCCAACATGAGGATGCAGTTCTCCTTCGAGGGTCCCGAGAAGCTGCACAGCTCCTACTTCGAGGGCAAGCAGGTCTCGGTGACCAACGACGGCACCCCGCTGGGGACCCTGGTGCCCGCCGAGTGCGCGGAGCTGGGGGAGCCGCCCGCCGCGCTGCCGCCCGCGGCCCCCGCCGGCGACTTCGCGGATGCCATCACGGAGCTGGAGGACGCCTTTTCCCGGCAGGTGAAGTCGCTGGCTGAGTCCATCGACGACGCCCTCAATTGTCGCAGCCTGCACGCCGAGGAGGCGCCCGTGGCCGAGGTGGCCCGCGCCCGCGACAGCGAGCCGCCCCCGGCCTTGCACGGCCTGGACCCCCATAAACTGGACGAGATGACAGCCTCCTACAGCGACGTCACGCTGTACATCGACGAGGAGGAGCTGTCGCCGCCCCTGCCACTGTCGCAGGCCGGGGACCGACCGTCCAGCGCCGAGTCGGACTCGCGGCTCCGGGCGGGTGGCGCGGCCACGGACTATTGGGCGCTGGCGACGCCCGAGGAGCGCGCGGACGCGGATGCGGGTGGCACGGCGTCCCTGGAGCGGCCCGAGCCGCGGCTGCGCGCCGGGCGCCTGCCCCTGCTGACCATCGAGCCGCCCAGCGACAGCTCGGCCGACCTCAGCGACCGCTCGGAGCGAGGCTCGCTGCAGAGGTCGGGCGCCTACGAGCGCGGCCGGGTCGGGCCGCAGGGCAGCCCCAAGCGCATGGCGCACGGCGTCAAGGGGACCCGCGATGAGCCAGAGCCCCGGGCCCGGCCGCCGCGGCCCTTGGAGGGCCACCTGGCCATCAACGGCTCTGCCAACCGGCAGAGCAAGTCGGAGTCGGACTACTCGGACGGCGACAACGACAGCATCAACAGCACGTCCAACTCCAACGACACCATCCACTGCAGCTCCGAGTCGTCGTCGCGCGACAGCCTGCGGGAGCAGGCTCTGAGCAAGCCCACCTACCACAAGGAGGCGCGCCACAGCTGGGACTCGCCCGCCTTCAGCCACGACGTGGTGCGCAAGAGGCACTACCGCATCGGCCTCAACCTCTTCAACAA GAAGCCTGAGAAGGGCGTGCAGTACCTCATCGAACGCGGCTTCGTCCCCGACACCCCCGTGGGTGTGGCCCACTTCCTGCTGCAGCGCAAGGGTCTCAGCCGCCAGATGATCGGGGAGTTCCTGGGCAACCGGCAGAAGCAGTTCAACCGCGACGTGCTCGA CTGCGTGGTGGACGAGATGGACTTCTCTGCCATGGAGCTGGACGAGGCCCTCAGAAAGTTCCAGGCCCACATCCGGGTCCAGGGCGAGGCCCAGAAGGTGGAGCGGCTCATCGAGGCCTTCAG CCAGCGGTACTGCATCTGCAACCCCGGGGTGGTGCGCCAGTTCCGGAACCCGGATACCATCTTCATCCTGGCCTTTGCCATCATCCTGCTCAACACGGACATGTACAGCCCCAACGTCAAGCCCGAGCGCAAGATGAAGCTGGAGGACTTCGTCAAGAACCTGCGAG GGGTGGACGACGGCGAGGACATCCCCCGGGAGATGCTGATCGGCATCTACGAGCGCATCCGGAAGCGGGAGCTCAAGACCAACGAGGACCACGTGTCCCAGGTGCAGAAGGTGGAGAAGCTCATCGTGGGCAAGAAGCCG ATCGGATCCCTGCAGCACGGGCTGGGCTGT GTGCTGTCCCTGCCCCACCGGCGGCTGGTGTGCTACTGCAGGCTCTTTGAGGTCCCCGACCCCAGCAAGCCACAGAAGCTGGGCCTGCACCAGAGGGAGATCTTCCTGTTCAACGACCTGCTGGTG GTCACCAAGAtctttcaaaagaagaagaactCGGTGACGTACAGCTTCCGACAGTCCTTCTCCCTGTGCGGCCTGCAGGTCCTGCTCTTCGAGAACCAGT ACTACCCCAATGGCATCCGGCTCACGTCGGCCGTCCCCGGGGCGGACATCAAAGTGCTTATCAACTTCAACGCGCCCAACCCCCAGGACCGGAAGAAGTTCACCGATGACCTGCGGGAGTCGGTGGCCGAGGTGCAGGAGATGGAGAAGCACCGCATCGAAT CGGAGCTGGAGAAGCAGAAGGGTGTCGTGCGGCCCAGCATGTCCCAGTGCTCCAGCCTCAAGAAGGAGCCGGGCAACGGGGCGCTAGGCAGGGCCTGCCTGGACGACAGCTACGCGGGCGGGGAGGGCCTCAAGCGCAGCGCCCTCAGCAGCTCCCTGCGCGACCTCTCGGAAGCGG GGAAGCGAGGGCGCCGCAGCAGTGCAGGATCGCTAGAGAGCAATCTGGAA GGGTCCGTCATTAGCAGCCCGCACCTGCGCCGGAGACCGCCCGCCCGCGAGGGCCCGCCGCGCGCGCCCGCGCCCGCCTCGCTGCTGGGCTCGCTGTTCGGCAGCCGCCGCGGGAAGCCCCCGCCCCCCGGCCCCGGCGGCCCGGCCCCGGCGCCCCCCGAGGGCCACCACGCGCAGCACTGCCACCTGCCGCCCAACCCGCcgccctaccaccaccaccaccacttccaCCCGCCCGCGCACCTGCCGCACGCGCACGCCTTCCACCTGGGCGCGCACGCCGGCCACGCCCCCTACGCGGCGCATGCGCACGGCCACCCGCCGCTGCCCGCCGGCCACGCGCACGCCGGCCACGCCCACCCGGGCCACCACCACGGCCAGCCGCCCGCCCCGCCGCCGCCCGGAGGCGGCAAGGCCAAGGCCAGCGGCATCAGCACGGTCGTGTAG